One genomic window of Vibrio rhizosphaerae includes the following:
- the sdhC gene encoding succinate dehydrogenase cytochrome b556 subunit, with product MSKPVKERNLRPVNLDLQTIRFPITAIASILHRVSGVITFVAIGILLWLLSVSLSSPEGFQYASELVGGFFVKFILWGILTALSYHIVGGVRHLIMDLGYFEELESGTQTAKISFAVTVVLSLLAGVMVW from the coding sequence GTGAGCAAGCCTGTGAAAGAAAGAAATTTAAGACCCGTAAATCTTGACTTGCAGACCATCCGCTTTCCGATCACTGCGATTGCATCTATTCTTCATCGTGTTTCAGGTGTAATTACTTTTGTAGCTATCGGAATTTTATTGTGGTTGTTGTCTGTGTCGCTATCTTCTCCGGAAGGTTTTCAATATGCATCTGAACTTGTAGGTGGCTTCTTCGTGAAGTTTATCCTGTGGGGGATATTGACCGCATTGTCTTACCATATTGTCGGTGGTGTTCGCCATTTGATAATGGACCTTGGTTACTTTGAAGAGTTGGAATCCGGCACTCAAACAGCAAAAATTTCATTTGCTGTGACGGTCGTTTTATCTCTGCTTGCAGGAGTCATGGTATGGTAA
- a CDS encoding citrate synthase yields MADKKATLHIEGKAPIELPIIDGSMGPEVIDVRQLGANGYFTYDPGFLATASCESQITYIDGNKGVLLHRGYPIDQLANNADYLEVCYILLYGEAPNRKQYSEFKKTISRHTMVHEQIASFFHGFRRDAHPMAVMVGVVGALAAFYHDSLDINNDSHREIAAYRLLSKMPTLASMCYKYSVGQPFIYPRNDLGYAENFLHMMFATPCEEYEVNPIVARAMDKIFTLHADHEQNASTSTVRLAGSSGANPFACIAAGIASLWGPAHGGANEACLRMLEEIGSVDRIPEFVARAKDKDDPFRLMGFGHRVYKNYDPRATVMRESCHEVLKELNIDDPLLDVAMELERIALSDDYFVDKKLYPNVDFYSGIILKAIGIPVSMFTVIFAMSRTIGWIAHWNEMHSDPESRIGRPRQLYTGYKLRDFSPLHERE; encoded by the coding sequence ATGGCAGATAAGAAAGCGACCCTTCATATTGAAGGCAAAGCGCCAATCGAGCTGCCAATTATCGACGGTTCTATGGGGCCTGAAGTAATTGATGTTCGACAACTGGGAGCAAATGGATACTTTACGTATGATCCTGGTTTTCTTGCCACTGCATCTTGTGAATCTCAAATCACCTACATCGATGGTAACAAAGGTGTGTTGCTACACCGTGGTTATCCCATCGATCAATTAGCGAATAACGCAGACTATCTGGAAGTCTGTTATATTCTTCTTTATGGTGAAGCCCCAAACAGGAAGCAATACTCAGAGTTTAAAAAGACAATTTCGCGCCATACGATGGTTCACGAGCAAATCGCTAGCTTTTTCCACGGTTTCCGACGAGATGCTCACCCAATGGCAGTCATGGTAGGTGTTGTTGGCGCACTTGCTGCGTTCTATCATGATTCTCTAGATATCAACAACGATAGTCACCGGGAGATTGCTGCATATCGTCTTCTCTCAAAAATGCCGACACTGGCATCCATGTGTTATAAATACTCTGTCGGTCAACCATTCATTTATCCTCGCAACGACTTAGGTTATGCGGAAAACTTCCTGCATATGATGTTCGCAACACCATGTGAAGAATACGAAGTCAATCCAATTGTTGCCCGGGCAATGGATAAAATTTTCACCCTGCACGCTGATCATGAACAAAATGCTTCAACGTCAACCGTTCGTCTGGCTGGTTCATCCGGCGCAAACCCATTTGCATGTATTGCTGCCGGGATTGCATCATTATGGGGACCTGCTCATGGTGGCGCGAACGAAGCGTGCTTACGAATGCTTGAAGAGATCGGCAGCGTTGATCGTATTCCTGAATTCGTAGCACGGGCAAAAGATAAGGACGACCCATTCCGTCTCATGGGCTTCGGTCATCGGGTTTACAAGAATTATGACCCGCGTGCAACGGTAATGCGAGAGTCCTGCCATGAAGTTCTGAAAGAACTGAATATCGACGATCCATTACTGGATGTTGCGATGGAACTGGAACGAATTGCTTTATCTGACGACTATTTTGTCGATAAGAAACTTTACCCGAACGTTGATTTCTATTCAGGTATTATTTTGAAAGCAATCGGTATTCCTGTTTCAATGTTTACTGTGATTTTCGCGATGTCACGAACCATCGGTTGGATTGCTCACTGGAACGAAATGCACAGTGACCCTGAAAGTCGTATTGGCCGGCCTCGTCAGCTCTATACCGGATATAAACTTCGCGATTTTTCACCGCTACACGAACGTGAATAA
- a CDS encoding Nif3-like dinuclear metal center hexameric protein codes for MNNLELETLLNEKLRPDLIQDYSPNGLQIEGRSEIRKIVTGVTASQALIEKAIALQADAILVHHGYFWKREPEPIRGMKGKRIRRLIQHDINLYAYHLPLDIHPELGNNACLARLLDIDVIGGLEGHTQSVAMYGSFQEPISGAALNQRIATVLQREPLHIASGDDQLISTVGWCTGGGQDFIDLAAAKGLDAFISGEISEKTTHSAREQGIHYFSAGHHATERYGVKALGEWLSQTQNIAVEFVDIDNPV; via the coding sequence ATGAATAATCTTGAGCTTGAAACATTACTCAACGAGAAACTACGTCCCGATTTAATTCAGGATTACAGTCCGAACGGGTTACAAATTGAAGGCCGTTCCGAAATCAGGAAAATTGTCACGGGTGTGACTGCTTCTCAGGCGCTGATTGAAAAAGCGATTGCGTTACAAGCCGATGCGATTTTGGTTCATCATGGTTATTTTTGGAAACGGGAACCCGAACCAATCCGTGGCATGAAAGGAAAACGGATTCGTCGGTTAATTCAGCATGACATCAATCTGTATGCTTACCACTTACCGTTGGATATTCATCCTGAGCTGGGGAATAACGCTTGTCTGGCTCGGTTATTAGACATTGATGTGATAGGGGGACTGGAAGGTCATACACAGTCGGTTGCGATGTATGGGTCGTTCCAAGAGCCAATCAGTGGTGCAGCTTTGAATCAGAGAATTGCCACGGTATTACAACGGGAGCCACTCCATATTGCTTCTGGTGACGATCAACTCATCTCGACGGTAGGGTGGTGTACCGGGGGGGGACAGGACTTCATTGATCTGGCTGCAGCGAAAGGGTTAGATGCTTTCATTTCGGGGGAGATCTCTGAAAAGACCACGCATAGTGCCCGGGAGCAGGGGATTCACTATTTTTCTGCCGGACATCATGCGACAGAACGTTATGGTGTCAAAGCATTAGGGGAATGGTTGTCCCAAACGCAAAATATAGCGGTTGAGTTTGTTGATATTGATAATCCGGTCTAA
- a CDS encoding DUF1853 family protein, whose amino-acid sequence MDLTAIARWIGETPGLFLAEPPIESYSPFTEHDRSSVSLPALPNQRLGLLYQSVCSALFAASPSYTLIAEEIQIIDDGKTLGAVDFILGNQQTSQQEHWEVAIKFYLLHQGHWFGPNAKDRLDIKLKHMLHHQLPLSAHPIVVQQHPQWQVTSRHLLMQGRLYTNSFTSETIPQDCLGYTLNPTQIQGHWCYQSQVSQIREPLYLLERHQWMTGRTTTNLHYQPETLKRAVHCQSESGIFWFIVPDHWPR is encoded by the coding sequence ATGGATTTAACCGCAATTGCCCGATGGATCGGTGAGACGCCCGGATTGTTTCTGGCCGAACCACCGATAGAATCGTATTCACCATTTACAGAACATGACCGTTCTTCAGTCTCATTGCCAGCATTGCCGAATCAACGACTCGGATTGCTCTATCAATCGGTTTGCTCTGCACTGTTTGCCGCCAGTCCAAGCTATACACTGATTGCAGAAGAAATTCAGATTATCGATGACGGGAAAACACTGGGCGCTGTCGACTTTATTCTCGGGAATCAGCAGACATCTCAGCAGGAACACTGGGAAGTGGCAATCAAATTCTACTTACTCCATCAAGGACACTGGTTTGGTCCGAACGCGAAAGATCGATTGGATATCAAACTCAAGCATATGCTCCATCATCAGTTACCGCTCTCGGCTCACCCCATCGTTGTTCAGCAACATCCACAATGGCAAGTGACATCACGGCATCTCCTAATGCAAGGGCGGCTGTACACGAACTCCTTTACCAGTGAAACCATCCCTCAAGATTGTCTGGGATATACTCTGAATCCAACGCAAATCCAAGGCCACTGGTGCTATCAGTCTCAAGTCAGCCAAATCCGTGAACCACTCTATTTACTGGAAAGACATCAATGGATGACCGGACGAACCACAACCAATCTCCACTACCAACCAGAAACGCTGAAACGGGCCGTTCACTGCCAGTCTGAAAGTGGGATCTTCTGGTTTATCGTGCCGGATCACTGGCCGCGGTAA
- a CDS encoding VOC family protein gives MFDHLSTYATDYEATKAFYAAAFAPLGYSLQMEFVAEWNEAFPQQRMCAFGPQDKPAFWIIETQASFTPRHVAFAAASRQLVDQFYAQAMAHGGKDNGKPGLRPMYHEHYYGAFTLDPDGNNVEAVCHAPE, from the coding sequence ATGTTCGATCATCTCAGTACTTATGCCACCGACTATGAAGCAACAAAGGCATTTTATGCCGCAGCCTTTGCTCCACTCGGTTATTCTCTGCAAATGGAATTTGTCGCTGAATGGAATGAAGCATTTCCACAACAGCGTATGTGTGCATTCGGGCCACAAGATAAACCAGCTTTCTGGATTATCGAGACCCAAGCGTCGTTTACGCCTCGTCATGTCGCTTTTGCAGCGGCATCACGCCAACTTGTTGACCAATTTTACGCTCAGGCTATGGCTCATGGCGGCAAAGATAATGGCAAACCGGGGCTCCGCCCCATGTATCATGAACACTACTATGGCGCATTCACACTGGATCCCGATGGAAACAATGTAGAAGCAGTCTGTCACGCACCGGAATAA
- the pgm gene encoding phosphoglucomutase (alpha-D-glucose-1,6-bisphosphate-dependent) produces the protein MAIHPRAGKQAQHDDLQNIPVLVSDYYRLEPNSDEKAHQVEFGTSGHRGTSGKSSFNEHHILAITQAIAEVRRQAGIDGPVFVGKDTHALSECAFSSVIEVLIANEIQVIVQAEQGYTPTPGISHAILTYNLKHGQKADGIVITPSHNPPQDGGIKYNPPHGGPAEAEVTQAIENRANAIIADGMKAVQRMPLQQAMASAYYVEQDLVTPYVDDLVNVIDMSAIQQANLKIGVDPLGGSGIEYWRKIAATYQLNLELVNEAIDPTFRFMPLDKDGVIRMDCSSPYAMAGLLALKDQYDLAFGNDPDYDRHGIVTSKGLMNPNHFLAVCIDYLYRHRDWKADVAVGKTLVSSALIDRVVADLGRTLCEVPVGFKWFVDGLFSGQFGFGGEESAGASFLRFDGAPWATDKDGIILCLLAAEITAVTGKNPQQYYEALAAKHGESQYSRLQAVATGPQKDVLKKLSPEMVSAQMLAGDPITARLTHAPGNGAAIGGLKVTTEFGWFAARPSGTEDIYKIYCESFKGEDHLKQIEAEAQKIVNQVFADAGV, from the coding sequence ATGGCTATTCACCCGAGAGCTGGCAAGCAAGCACAACATGACGATTTGCAAAATATCCCGGTGCTTGTCTCTGATTATTATCGTCTTGAGCCCAATTCTGACGAAAAAGCACATCAAGTTGAGTTTGGTACGTCCGGGCACCGAGGAACTTCTGGAAAATCTTCGTTTAATGAACATCATATTTTGGCGATTACGCAAGCCATTGCTGAAGTGAGACGTCAGGCGGGTATCGATGGTCCGGTGTTTGTCGGCAAAGATACGCATGCATTGTCGGAATGTGCATTTTCCAGTGTCATTGAAGTTTTAATTGCGAATGAGATCCAAGTGATTGTTCAGGCGGAGCAGGGATATACACCAACGCCGGGCATTTCTCACGCAATTCTGACTTATAATCTCAAGCATGGGCAAAAAGCCGATGGGATTGTGATTACGCCTTCGCATAATCCCCCTCAAGACGGTGGGATCAAATATAATCCCCCTCATGGTGGCCCGGCTGAAGCTGAAGTGACACAAGCGATCGAAAATCGGGCGAATGCAATTATTGCTGATGGAATGAAGGCGGTTCAACGGATGCCGTTACAGCAAGCAATGGCATCCGCATACTATGTTGAACAGGATTTAGTGACCCCATATGTTGATGATCTCGTCAATGTGATTGATATGTCCGCAATCCAACAGGCCAACCTGAAAATTGGTGTTGATCCACTCGGAGGCAGTGGGATTGAATACTGGCGCAAAATAGCAGCAACGTATCAATTGAATTTAGAACTGGTTAATGAGGCGATTGACCCGACGTTTCGGTTTATGCCACTGGATAAAGATGGTGTGATCCGAATGGATTGCTCTTCGCCTTATGCGATGGCGGGGTTACTGGCGCTGAAAGATCAGTATGATCTGGCATTTGGCAATGACCCGGATTATGACCGCCACGGGATTGTGACATCAAAAGGTTTAATGAATCCCAATCACTTTCTGGCAGTTTGTATTGATTATCTGTATCGCCATCGAGACTGGAAAGCCGATGTTGCCGTTGGCAAGACCTTGGTTTCCAGCGCATTGATTGATCGGGTTGTTGCCGATTTAGGCCGAACGCTGTGCGAAGTTCCTGTCGGTTTTAAATGGTTTGTCGATGGACTGTTTTCGGGACAGTTTGGTTTTGGTGGGGAGGAAAGTGCCGGTGCATCTTTCCTGAGATTTGACGGTGCACCGTGGGCGACGGATAAAGATGGCATTATTCTGTGTTTACTGGCAGCAGAAATCACCGCCGTTACCGGAAAGAATCCTCAGCAATATTATGAAGCGCTGGCTGCAAAACATGGTGAGTCGCAATATAGCCGTCTTCAGGCCGTTGCAACGGGCCCGCAGAAAGATGTTTTGAAGAAGCTCTCTCCAGAAATGGTGTCTGCTCAGATGTTGGCCGGAGACCCGATTACAGCAAGACTGACCCATGCGCCGGGCAACGGTGCCGCAATCGGTGGTCTGAAAGTGACGACTGAATTTGGCTGGTTTGCTGCGCGTCCTTCTGGCACAGAAGATATTTACAAGATCTACTGTGAAAGCTTTAAAGGTGAAGATCATCTGAAACAGATTGAAGCCGAAGCTCAGAAGATTGTGAATCAAGTGTTTGCTGATGCAGGGGTTTAA
- the seqA gene encoding replication initiation negative regulator SeqA, with the protein MKTIEVDEELYRYIASQTCHIGESASDILRRLLNVDGQENPSLPVSQDAPPVSNESALPQAQIGTSGIVVSKDAGREPQLSGVQVIRELLISDEFAAQKKVIDRFMLVLSTLYRIDSVSFSEAMQVKGRKRVYFADNEETLLASGNTTKPKAIPNTPFWVITNNNTSRKQQMIEQVMARMNFPSDLIDKVTLSI; encoded by the coding sequence ATGAAAACAATTGAGGTTGATGAAGAATTATACCGTTACATTGCGAGTCAAACATGCCACATCGGTGAGAGTGCATCGGATATATTACGTCGGTTGTTGAATGTCGATGGTCAGGAAAATCCGTCTCTGCCCGTTTCTCAGGATGCTCCGCCCGTGTCGAATGAATCAGCGCTACCACAAGCACAGATTGGTACATCAGGCATCGTCGTCAGTAAGGATGCTGGCAGAGAGCCACAGTTATCGGGTGTTCAGGTCATTCGTGAATTGTTGATTTCTGATGAATTTGCCGCTCAGAAAAAAGTGATTGATCGTTTCATGTTGGTTCTTTCTACGCTTTATCGTATTGATTCGGTGAGTTTTTCCGAAGCAATGCAAGTGAAAGGCCGCAAACGGGTTTACTTTGCTGACAATGAGGAAACCTTGTTGGCAAGCGGTAACACGACGAAACCGAAAGCGATTCCCAATACTCCTTTCTGGGTGATTACCAATAATAATACCAGTCGTAAACAGCAGATGATCGAGCAGGTCATGGCCCGAATGAATTTCCCGTCCGATCTGATCGATAAAGTAACACTCTCAATTTAA
- a CDS encoding alpha/beta fold hydrolase, with protein sequence MSTQLHYKIEGDGSPVVLLHGLFGSLDNLGLLARDLKNDYQVIRPDLRNHGLSFQTTTHDYALMAEDIAELIRSLNLPPAIIIGHSMGGKVAMKLAASYPQLVSQLVVLDMAPMKYNQRHHDNVFAGLFAVLEQHPSDREAAMQLLAQHIELASVRQFLGKSLYKEGDHMTWRFQVEALYNNYEHILDWQPIEPVSIPTLFLKGGDSDYINADAQDPIRTQFPEAKAHVIANTGHWLHAEKPQDVLRIIRKFLFSNRAD encoded by the coding sequence ATGTCAACACAACTTCACTATAAAATTGAAGGGGATGGCTCACCGGTTGTCCTGCTACACGGGCTGTTCGGCAGCTTGGATAATTTGGGGTTGCTGGCCCGAGACCTCAAAAATGACTATCAGGTGATCCGTCCCGATTTAAGAAATCATGGGCTGTCTTTTCAAACGACAACGCATGATTATGCCTTGATGGCAGAAGATATTGCCGAACTCATCCGGTCACTCAATCTGCCCCCGGCCATCATCATCGGTCATTCGATGGGTGGAAAGGTTGCCATGAAGCTGGCAGCAAGCTATCCGCAACTTGTCAGCCAACTGGTGGTCCTTGACATGGCGCCGATGAAATATAATCAACGCCATCACGACAATGTGTTTGCCGGATTATTCGCCGTTCTGGAACAACATCCGTCAGACCGGGAAGCTGCGATGCAGCTCCTTGCTCAGCACATAGAACTAGCATCGGTTCGCCAGTTTCTGGGCAAATCCCTCTACAAAGAGGGCGATCACATGACATGGCGGTTTCAAGTCGAGGCATTATATAATAATTACGAACATATCCTTGACTGGCAACCGATTGAGCCCGTCAGCATACCGACCCTATTTTTAAAAGGCGGAGATTCAGACTATATCAACGCAGACGCGCAGGATCCGATCCGAACCCAGTTCCCCGAGGCAAAAGCACATGTGATTGCCAACACCGGACACTGGCTCCATGCTGAAAAGCCTCAGGACGTGTTAAGAATTATTCGTAAATTTTTATTCAGCAATCGCGCAGACTAG
- the fldA gene encoding flavodoxin FldA — MASVGIFFGSDTGNTEAVAKMIQKQLGTKLVHVQDIAKSSKEDIDNFDLLLFGIPTWYYGEAQCDWDDFFPELEGIDFSTKLVAIFGCGDQEDYAEYFCDAMGTVRDIIESKGATIIGHWPTEGYEFEASKALVDDHHFVGLCIDEDRQPELTEDRVNRWVNQVYDEMCLAELED; from the coding sequence ATGGCAAGTGTAGGTATCTTCTTTGGTAGTGATACAGGTAATACTGAAGCCGTTGCAAAAATGATTCAAAAGCAACTGGGTACAAAATTAGTTCATGTTCAGGATATTGCAAAAAGTAGCAAAGAGGACATCGACAACTTTGACTTATTGCTGTTTGGCATCCCCACTTGGTACTACGGTGAAGCACAGTGTGATTGGGATGATTTCTTCCCGGAACTTGAAGGCATTGACTTTTCAACAAAACTTGTTGCTATCTTTGGCTGCGGTGATCAAGAAGATTATGCAGAATACTTCTGCGATGCCATGGGAACCGTTCGCGATATCATTGAAAGCAAAGGGGCAACCATTATTGGTCACTGGCCGACGGAAGGCTATGAATTTGAAGCATCCAAAGCACTGGTGGATGATCATCATTTTGTCGGTCTATGTATTGATGAAGATCGCCAGCCTGAACTGACCGAAGATCGCGTGAATCGCTGGGTAAATCAAGTCTACGATGAAATGTGTCTGGCTGAGTTAGAAGACTGA
- the fcrX gene encoding ferric iron uptake transcriptional regulator FcrX, which produces MSDNNQALKDAGLKVTLPRLKILEVLQQPECQHISAEELYKKLIDLGEEIGLATVYRVLNQFDDAGIVTRHHFEGGKSVFELSTQEHHDHLVCLDCGEVIEFSDEIIEERQREIASQYNVQLTNHSLYLYGKCREGSCKDNPNAHKRKF; this is translated from the coding sequence ATGTCTGATAACAACCAAGCACTCAAGGATGCGGGCCTGAAGGTCACTCTCCCTCGGTTAAAAATTCTCGAAGTTTTGCAGCAGCCAGAGTGCCAGCATATTAGTGCTGAAGAACTGTATAAGAAATTGATTGATCTGGGTGAAGAGATTGGCCTAGCGACAGTCTATCGAGTTCTCAACCAATTTGACGACGCCGGTATCGTGACCCGTCACCACTTTGAAGGTGGGAAATCAGTATTTGAACTTTCCACACAAGAGCATCATGATCATCTGGTTTGTCTTGATTGTGGTGAAGTAATTGAATTCTCTGATGAAATCATTGAAGAGCGTCAAAGAGAAATTGCTTCTCAGTATAACGTGCAACTGACCAACCACAGTCTCTACCTTTACGGTAAATGTCGTGAAGGGAGTTGCAAAGATAACCCGAATGCTCATAAACGTAAGTTTTAA
- a CDS encoding aspartate-semialdehyde dehydrogenase has translation MSQKFNVVIFGATGAVGETMIEVLQERQFPVETLFLLASERSEGKAYRFNGKSVYVQNVEDFDWSQAHIALFSAGGELSEKWAPIAADAGVVVIDNTSQFRYDYDVPLVVPEVNPEAIAEFRNRNIIANPNCSTIQMLVALKPIHDAVGIERINVSTYQSVSGAGKAGVDELAGQTARLLNGVPAEPSEFSQQIAFNCIPQIDAFMDNGYTREEMKMVWETQKIFNDPTIQVNPTCVRVPVFYGHAEALHVETRAPIDAEQVADLLRQSENIEVFSGEDFPTQVSHAGGQDNVFVGRIRNDISHHQGINLWVVADNVRKGAATNAVQIAEILVRDYM, from the coding sequence ATGAGCCAGAAATTTAACGTTGTAATTTTCGGTGCCACAGGCGCTGTCGGTGAGACAATGATTGAAGTGCTTCAGGAGCGTCAGTTTCCTGTTGAAACACTTTTTTTGCTGGCCAGTGAGCGTAGCGAAGGAAAAGCCTACCGGTTTAATGGCAAGTCAGTGTATGTCCAGAATGTTGAAGATTTTGACTGGTCTCAGGCACATATTGCGCTCTTTTCTGCCGGAGGGGAACTCTCGGAAAAATGGGCACCAATCGCTGCCGATGCCGGTGTTGTTGTTATCGACAATACATCCCAGTTCCGTTATGACTATGATGTCCCACTGGTTGTACCCGAAGTGAATCCTGAAGCTATCGCGGAATTTCGTAATCGGAACATTATTGCCAATCCGAATTGTTCAACGATACAGATGCTGGTTGCGTTGAAACCGATTCATGATGCAGTCGGTATTGAACGTATCAATGTTTCAACCTATCAATCGGTTTCTGGTGCCGGCAAAGCGGGTGTCGATGAGCTGGCAGGGCAAACGGCCAGACTGCTGAATGGCGTTCCTGCCGAACCGAGTGAGTTCAGTCAGCAGATTGCATTCAACTGTATTCCTCAGATTGATGCTTTTATGGACAATGGTTATACACGAGAAGAAATGAAGATGGTGTGGGAAACCCAGAAAATCTTCAATGATCCAACGATTCAGGTCAATCCGACTTGTGTTCGGGTGCCTGTGTTTTACGGTCACGCCGAAGCATTGCATGTGGAAACCCGGGCACCAATTGATGCAGAACAGGTCGCTGATTTATTGCGCCAATCTGAGAATATTGAGGTGTTCTCCGGGGAGGATTTTCCGACGCAGGTTAGTCATGCCGGCGGTCAGGATAATGTTTTTGTCGGCAGGATCCGTAATGATATTAGTCATCATCAAGGGATTAATTTATGGGTTGTTGCTGATAATGTTCGTAAAGGCGCGGCAACCAATGCCGTTCAGATTGCGGAAATTCTTGTACGGGATTACATGTAA
- a CDS encoding 4-phosphoerythronate dehydrogenase yields MKILIDENMPYAEALFSQLGDVILKSGRDLTADDLVGVDALMIRSVTKVNEALLQKADQLKFVGTATAGMDHVDQQLLQERGIFFTAAPGCNKVGVAEYVFSVLMVLAQQQGFSVFDKTVGIVGAGQVGSYLAHCLRGIGLNVLINDPPKEAEGDPRQFTELETLLETADVITLHTPLVKDGAWPTYHLLDEQRLNHLRGDQILINAARGPIVDNTALKNRLQQQDGFTAVLDVFEFEPEVDMALLPYLAFATPHIAGYGLEGKARGTTMIFNSYCTFLGCDLWASPNKLLPVAPISEVCLSHAWDEATLANLIHLVYDVRRDDTLFRRVIGQPGAFDAMRKNYWDRREYSAIKVTGQQDCHLGPLSELGFQIEVTP; encoded by the coding sequence ATGAAAATCCTCATAGATGAAAATATGCCTTATGCTGAAGCGCTATTCAGCCAATTGGGTGACGTGATTCTAAAATCCGGACGTGATTTAACTGCCGATGACTTAGTGGGCGTTGATGCTTTAATGATTCGTTCCGTCACGAAAGTCAATGAGGCCTTATTGCAAAAGGCTGATCAGCTCAAATTTGTCGGGACTGCGACCGCCGGGATGGACCATGTTGATCAGCAGTTGTTGCAGGAGCGGGGCATTTTCTTTACCGCAGCACCTGGGTGTAACAAAGTCGGGGTTGCTGAATATGTATTCAGTGTTCTTATGGTGCTGGCACAGCAGCAGGGGTTCTCCGTTTTTGATAAAACAGTCGGTATTGTCGGGGCCGGGCAGGTTGGGAGCTATCTGGCTCATTGTCTGCGCGGGATTGGCTTAAATGTGCTCATCAATGATCCGCCCAAAGAAGCTGAAGGTGATCCGCGTCAGTTTACTGAACTGGAGACGCTGTTGGAAACTGCCGATGTGATTACCTTGCATACGCCGTTAGTCAAAGATGGTGCTTGGCCGACCTATCACTTGCTTGATGAGCAGCGTTTAAATCATCTGCGGGGTGATCAGATTCTGATTAACGCAGCACGAGGGCCAATTGTTGATAATACAGCCTTGAAAAACCGTTTGCAGCAACAGGATGGGTTTACGGCAGTTTTAGATGTATTTGAGTTTGAGCCGGAAGTGGATATGGCATTATTGCCATACCTTGCATTTGCAACGCCACATATTGCCGGTTACGGGTTAGAAGGTAAGGCCCGTGGAACAACGATGATTTTTAACAGTTATTGTACTTTCCTTGGTTGCGATCTCTGGGCAAGTCCGAACAAACTTTTACCGGTTGCACCGATCTCTGAAGTTTGTCTGTCTCATGCTTGGGATGAAGCGACATTGGCGAATTTGATCCACTTAGTTTATGACGTTCGGCGGGATGATACTCTGTTTAGAAGAGTGATTGGTCAACCGGGTGCCTTTGATGCGATGCGGAAAAACTATTGGGATCGTCGTGAATACAGTGCAATAAAAGTAACTGGTCAGCAGGATTGTCATTTGGGTCCGCTGTCAGAATTAGGTTTTCAGATTGAGGTAACACCATGA